The Lycium barbarum isolate Lr01 chromosome 10, ASM1917538v2, whole genome shotgun sequence genome includes a region encoding these proteins:
- the LOC132613609 gene encoding ARF guanine-nucleotide exchange factor GNOM-like — translation MGRLRLHSSIKAIEEEPEDCETTSSNESAIACMINSELSAVLAVMRRNVRWGGRYVSGDDQLEHSLIQSLKTLRKQIFSWQHQWQSVSPALYLQPFLDVIRSDETGAPITGVALFSVYKILTLDFLDRNTVNVENAMHSVVDAVTSCRFEVTDPASEEVVLMKILQVLLACMRSKASVMLSNQHVCTIVNTCFRVVHQAGSKSELLQQSARHTMHELVRCIFSHLLEVDNMQHSTVRRGSSTKNKVVGLDDEYSFNSKSQNGTGTSEYDGQPLSGARSSSDSTVLNSVIDEGMVMSDNGKDNVPDLHLMTEPYGVPCMVEIFHFLCSLLNVVEHIGMGPRANTTAFDEDVPLFALCLINSAIELGGPAIRSHPRLLSLVQDELFQNLMIFGLSMSPVILSTVCSIVLNLYQHLRTELKLQLEAFLSCVVLRLAQSRYGASYQQQEVAMEALVDFCRQKSFMVEMYANLDCDITCTNVFEELANLLSKSAFPVNSPLSAMNILALDGLIAVIQGMAERISNGGRSQQNPINLEEYAPFWMVKCESYSDPDRWVPFVRRRKHIKRRLMIGADHFNRDPKKGLEFLQGTYLLPEKLDPQSVACFFRFTAGLDKNLVGDFLGNHDEFCIQVLHEFAGTFDFEDMNLDIALRLFLETFRLPGESQKIARVLEAFSERYYEQSPQILANKDAALLLSYSLIMLNTDQHNVQVKKKMTEEDFIRNNRSINGGNDLPREYLSELYNSICNNEIRTTPEQSAGFAEMNPSRWIDLMHKSKKTSPYILCDSRAYLDHDMFATMSGPTIAAISVVFDHAEHEDVYKTCIDGFLAVAKISACHHLEDVLDDLVVSLCKFTTLLNPSLVEEPVLAFGDDAKARMATVTVFTIANEYGDFIRTGWRNILDCILRLHKLGLLPARVASDAADDSEAPSDTGGHGKSLPNSLSSAHVQSIGTPRRSSGLMGRFSQLLSLDTEEPRSQPTEQQLAAHQRTLQTIQKCRIDSIFTESKFLLADSLLQLARALIWAAGRPQKGSSSPEDEDTAVFCLELLIAITLNNRDRIRLLWQGVYEHIASIVHSTVMPCALIEKAIFGLLRICLRLLPYKEKLADELLRSLQLVLKLDARVADAYCEQITQEVSRLVKANATHIRSQMGWRTTTLLLSITARHPEASEAGFDALVFIMSDGAHLSPANYVLCIDAARHFAESRVGPADRPARAVDLMAGSVASLACWSKDTREALAETEAVKLSQDIGEMWLRLVQALRKVSLDQREVRNHALLSLQMCLTGDHEIYLPNGLWLQCFDMVIFTMLDDLIELASQKDYRNMEETLILALKLLAKIFHQLLHELSQLTTFCKLWLGVLNRMEKCMKVKVRGKKSEKLQELVPELLKNTLTVMKSKGILAKRSALGGDSLWELTWLHVNNIVPSLQSEVFPEDDSENVQPDPVSAETNPNE, via the exons ATGGGGCGTTTAAGGCTACACTCTAGTATCAAGGCAATTGAAGAGGAGCCGGAAGATTGCGAGACCACGTCTTCCAATGAATCTGCTATAGCTTGTATGATTAACTCTGAATTGAGTGCTGTTTTAGCAGTTATGAGAAGAAATGTGAGATGGGGTGGTCGCTATGTGTCCGGGGATGATCAACTAGAGCACTCGCTAATACAGTCTCTGAAGACATTACGTAAACAGATATTTTCATGGCAGCATCAGTGGCAATCTGTCAGTCCAGCTTTATATCTCCAGCCATTTCTGGATGTTATTCGATCTGATGAAACTGGGGCTCCAATCACTGGTGTTGCATTGTTTTCTGTTTACAAGATTTTGACTCTTGATTTTCTTGATCGTAATACTGTCAATGTTGAAAACGCCATGCACTCTGTAGTGGATGCTGTGACCAGTTGCAGATTTGAGGTAACTGATCCTGCATCAGAAGAGGTTGTATTGATGAAGATACTTCAAGTACTTTTGGCGTGCATGAGAAGTAAAGCATCAGTTATGTTGAGTAATCAGCATGTTTGCACCATAGTCAATACGTGCTTTAGAGTAGTTCATCAAGCTGGAAGCAAGAGTGAGCTCTTACAGCAGAGTGCACGTCACACCATGCATGAACTTGTGAGATGTATTTTTTCCCACCTTCTGGAAGTTGACAACATGCAGCATTCTACAGTTAGACGAGGCAGTTCCACCAAAAACAAG GTTGTGGGCCTTGACGACGAGTACAGTTTCAACAGCAAGTCACAGAATGGTACTGGTACTTCTGAATATGATGGCCAGCCACTTTCTGGAGCTCGCTCTTCTTCTGATTCCACAGTTCTTAACAGTGTTATAGATGAAGGCATGGTGATGAGTGATAATGGGAAGGATAATGTTCCTGATTTGCATCTAATGACTGAACCATATGGAGTTCCATGCATGGTTGAGATATTTCACTTCTTGTGTTCTTTGTTAAATGTTGTCGAACATATAGGGATGGGTCCCAGAGCAAATACCACAGCATTTGATGAAGATGTTCCACTGTTTGCCCTTTGTTTGATCAACTCAGCCATTGAACTAGGTGGCCCTGCTATACGCAGTCACCCTAGATTGTTGAGTTTGGTTCAGGATGAATTATTCCAAAATCTGATGATATTTGGCTTGTCAATGAGTCCAGTGATTCTCTCAACTGTCTGCAGCATTGTTCTAAATCTGTATCAGCATTTGCGTACTGAGCTAAAGCTACAGCTTGAGGCCTTCTTGTCTTGTGTTGTCTTGAGACTTGCACAAAGTCGTTATGGGGCTTCGTACCAGCAGCAGGAAGTAGCCATGGAGGCTCTTGTTGATTTTTGTAGGCAGAAATCCTTCATGGTAGAAATGTATGCAAATTTAGATTGTGATATCACCTGCACCAATGTTTTTGAAGAACTTGCGAATTTATTGTCAAAGAGTGCATTCCCAGTGAACTCTCCGTTGTCTGCCATGAACATTCTTGCTTTGGACGGTCTCATTGCTGTAATTCAGGGAATGGCTGAGAGGATAAGCAATGGAGGTAGGTCACAGCAAAATCCAATAAATCTTGAGGAGTATGCTCCATTCTGGATGGTTAAGTGTGAGAGCTATAGTGATCCTGATCGTTGGGTCCCGTTTGTACGTAGGCGGAAGCACATAAAGAGAAGGTTAATGATTGGAGCTGATCATTTTAATAGGGACCCAAAGAAAGGGCTAGAATTTCTCCAAGGAACATACCTGTTGCCAGAAAAACTTGATCCCCAGAGTGTGGCCTGCTTTTTCAGGTTTACAGCTGGGTTAGATAAGAATCTTGTGGGGGACTTTCTTGGAAATCACGATGAATTTTGCATTCAGGTTCTTCATGAGTTTGCTGGAACATTTGATTTCGAAGACATGAATCTGGATATTGCATTGCGGCTGTTTTTGGAAACTTTTCGACTGCCTGGGGAATCTCAAAAAATTGCAAGGGTACTTGAGGCGTTTTCAGAGAGATATTATGAGCAATCTCCACAGATTCTAGCTAATAAAGATGCTGCTTTGTTGTTGTCGTATTCACTAATAATGCTCAATACTGACCAACATAATGTTCAGGTAAAGAAGAAGATGACAGAGGAAGATTTCATTCGAAATAATCGGAGCATTAATGGAGGTAATGATCTCCCTCGTGAGTATCTATCTGAATTGTATAATTCTATCTGCAACAATGAGATCCGCACAACACCAGAACAAAGTGCTGGTTTTGCTGAAATGAATCCAAGCCGTTGGATTGACTTGATGCACAAATCCAAGAAAACTTCTCCATATATTTTGTGTGATTCGAGAGCCTATCTTGATCATGATATGTTTGCCACTATGTCTGGTCCAACTATTGCTGCTATCTCTGTGGTATTTGATCATGCTGAACATGAGGATGTCTACAAAACCTGTATTGATGGTTTCTTGGCTGTTGCAAAGATTTCAGCTTGCCATCATCTTGAAGATGTTTTGGATGATCTAGTAGTATCTCTATGTAAGTTCACAACTCTCTTGAATCCTTCATTAGTGGAGGAACCTGTTTTAGCATTTGGCGACGATGCAAAAGCAAGGATGGCAACTGTTACAGTTTTCACTATTGCAAACGAATACGGTGATTTCATCCGTACTGGTTGGAGAAATATCTTGGATTGCATCTTGAGATTGCACAAGCTTGGCCTTCTTCCTGCTCGTGTTGCAAGTGATGCAGCTGATGACTCAGAAGCACCTTCTGATACAGGAGGACATGGGAAGTCCCTGCCAAATTCGTTATCTTCTGCTCATGTGCAATCCATAGGTACTCCTAGAAGATCTTCCGGACTTATGGGGCGATTTAGTCAGCTCCTATCCTTAGATACTGAAGAGCCAAGGTCGCAACCTACTGAGCAACAACTCGCTGCTCACCAACGCACACTGCAGACAATTCAGAAGTGTCGCATTGACAGCATCTTTACAGAAAGTAAGTTTCTTCTTGCGGATTCTTTGCTACAATTGGCACGGGCTCTCATATGGGCTGCAGGGAGACCTCAGAAGGGTAGTAGTTCTCCTGAAGATGAAGACACTGCAGTGTTCTGCTTGGAACTGCTGATTGCAATCACCTTGAACAACAGAGATAGAATAAGACTTCTTTGGCAGGGAGTTTATGAGCATATTGCTAGTATTGTCCACTCAACAGTAATGCCCTGTGCTTTGATTGAGAAAGCTATTTTTGGACTCCTGCGCATCTGCCTCAGGTTGCTTCCCTATAAAGAGAAGTTAGCTGATGAACTTTTGAGGTCACTACAGCTTGTTCTCAAGCTTGACGCCCGGGTTGCTGATGCATACTGTGAGCAGATTACACAGGAAGTCAGTCGTCTAGTTAAAGCAAATGCCACACACATTCGTTCTCAAATGGGATGGCGAACGACTACTCTTTTACTTTCTATAACAGCAAGACATCCAGAAGCTTCTGAAGCAGGATTCGATGCCCTGGTTTTCATTATGTCTGATGGAGCCCATTTGTCCCCAGCTAATTATGTTCTTTGCATCGATGCAGCAAGACATTTTGCAGAGTCTCGTGTTGGACCTGCTGATAGACCTGCTCGGGCTGTGGATCTTATGGCAGGTTCAGTTGCTAGTTTAGCATGTTGGTCCAAAGATACTAGGGAAGCTCTGGCAGAGACTGAAGCTGTGAAGTTGTCCCAAGATATCGGAGAGATGTGGTTGAGGCTTGTACAGGCGCTGAGGAAAGTTAGTTTGGATCAGAGAGAAGTTAGGAATCATGCTCTTCTATCCCTACAAATGTGCTTGACAGGAGATCATGAAATTTACCTTCCAAATGGTCTCTGGTTGCAGTGTTTTGATATGGTCATTTTTACAATGTTGGATGACTTGATTGAGCTCGCATCACAAAAAGACTACCGGAACATGGAAGAGACACTCATTCTTGCCTTAAAGCTCCTTGCAAAAATTTTTCACCAGTTGCTTCATGAGCTATCTCAATTGACCACGTTCTGTAAACTGTGGTTGGGTGTCCTCAACAGGATGGAAAAATGTATGAAGGTGAAAGTTAGaggtaaaaaaagtgaaaagctTCAAGAACTAGTCCCTGAACTTCTGAAGAACACCTTGACTGTAATGAAGTCTAAGGGGATACTTGCTAAGAGGAGCGCCCTCGGGGGAGATAGCTTATGGGAGTTGACATGGTTGCATGTAAATAACATTGTTCCTTCTCTGCAGTCTGAGGTTTTCCCTGAGGATGATTCGGAAAATGTACAGCCTGATCCTGTGTCTGCTGAAACCAATCCAAATGAATAG
- the LOC132615571 gene encoding uncharacterized protein LOC132615571, with product MADEDISESFSEWQQIPSPSPSSPTVNNNDTQFSKEDLPINDTQIAATEITTLPLTEGTDNNNDGIHEKSEGNKWFIKKNLRELSSWIVKFASKIRNYAARFTANRSRILAVLLVSLFYWMIQEKWRRQRQIDTSKKLMLLIQEKDQKIDQLSLQISQMNDSLVAQRNVPVLRVG from the exons ATGGCAGATGAGGATATTTCAGAAAGCTTCAGTGAATGGCAGCAAATCCCATCTCCATCTCCATCTTCACCTACAGTCAATAATAATGATACTCAATTTTCCAAAGAAGACTTACCAATTAATGATACTCAAATAGCTGCTACAGAAATTACTACTTTGCCATTGACTGAGGGtactgataataataatgatgggaTTCATGAGAAAAGTGAAGGAAATAAGTGGTTCATCAAGAAGAATTTAAGAGAATTAAGTTCTTGGATTGTTAAGTTTGCTTCCAAGATCAGAAATTATGCTGCTCGTTTCACTGCTAATAGAAGTAGAATATTGGCAGTGCTTTTGGTTTCCTTGTTTTATTGGATGATACAGGAAAAATGGAGGAGGCAAAGACAGATTGATACTTCTAAGAAACTTATGCTTCTTATCCAAGAAAAAGATCAG AAAATTGACCAGTTATCACTCCAAATTAGCCAGATGAATGACTCCCTAGTAGCACAACGAAATGTTCCAGTTCTTCGAGTAGGCTAA